The Gossypium hirsutum isolate 1008001.06 chromosome D03, Gossypium_hirsutum_v2.1, whole genome shotgun sequence genomic interval TTCTTTTCCTCGCCTCAATGACGAGTATTTTAATCTCCTTAATAGACCAGTCTCTGATGAGGAAATCAAAGATGCTTTTTTTGACATGACACCTCTGAAGGCTACAAGAAGTGATGGATTTCATGCCTTATTATATCAGAGTCAGTGGGATTATGTAGGTGCCTCCGTTTGTAGATGGGTTAAGGGTGTCTTTGATGGCAAAAGCATTGATTCGGAATTGAATAACTCATTTATCGTGCTTatccctaaaatttaaaattcgaaGGGCTTCACTCACTTTCGACCTATTAGTTTATGTCCTGTCCTTTACAAACTGGTTATGAAGGTCATTGCAAATCGGTTTAAGGTGGTTTTTTCGAGAATTATAGCTCTTGAACAGACTGGTTTTGTAGTAGACGGAACATCACGGATAACATCATCACACAAGAGGTTATACACTCTATGATGAGCACGCAGAGAAACAGGAGATGGATGGCCATAAAAATTGATCTAGAGAAAGCTTATGATCGGGTACGATGGGATTTCATCGACGCATCACTTCAAGCTACGTGTATTCCTAATTTTATTCGTAATGTTATTATGTCTGCAATTTCTAGCTCTACTATGCAGGTTTTGTGGAATGAGATTCCAACTCCTAAATTCCGTCTAGTTAGGGGCATTCGCCAAGGATGTCATTTATCTCCTTATTTGTTTATCTTGTGCATGGAATGGTTGGGCCATAGAATCCGTGTTGCTATTGATGCTGGTAACTGATCCCCTATTCGATTAACTCGTAATGGTCCACCACATCTTTTTTTCGCGGATGACTTGATTCTTTTTGGCCAAGCTGAGGAACATCAAGCTCGGGTAATAAAAGACATTCTCGATGAATTCTGTGGTTACTCAGGCAGAGGATTAATATGAGGAAgacaaatatttttttctctagGAGGGTTGATGGCAGTGTAGGGAGGAGTATCAGTAGATTTTTTGGTTTCCAGGAGGTGAGTAACTTGGGAACGTATCTGGGTGTGCCCTTTTTCCATGAGAAGGTTACCAACAATACATTACACTTCGTGGTTGATAAGGTGCGTAATAAATTGTCTAGCTGGGATGCAAGACAACTCTCTTTAGCAGGAAGGGTGAACTTAGCTCAATCGGTTCTGCTTTCAATTCCAATTTATTTTATGCAGACGATGATGGTTCCCAAAGGCCTATGCGAAGAGATTGAACACATTGTATGGAAATTTGTTTGGGGATCTTCTAGAGGCAGTGCAAAGATAACCTTGGTAAGTTGGGATTCGGTGTGTCAACTGAAAACTCATGGTGGTCTAGGCCTAAGGTATTTGAAAGATCACGACACCTCTTTTATGATGAAGGTTGGTTTCAATGTTAAATCAAATGGTGATGCCCTTTGGGTTTGGGTTCTTCGGTCGAAGTACGGGGTTTTTAGTGGATTGCCTGAGAATTTAGCATGAGGAAGCTGCTCTTTTTTTTATGTAGATCCATTTCTAAGGTATGGCACCGTATTCACAAAAACCTTTTATGGTCTGTCAAAGATGGAAATAGTATTCAATGTTGGTGTGACCCTTGGATTCCAAACTGTGATCCTTTATTTGTACAAATTCCATCTCTTACTAACCTTAATATGGATTGTCCTCTTAGTAGTATGGTTGCAGGTAATGGATCATGAAATTTGTACCTTTTCAGACTGTGGGTCTCAAAAGAGATCATTGACAAAATTGCAAGTGTTCCACCATTGCACCCCTTTTTGAGTCCTGATAAAAATAACTTGGGGAGCTACTTCGACTGGTTCCTTTTCTCTTAGGGTTTAGGAAAAGCACTTATAGGAAGATTTGAGAATGTACATTGAATTCGAAAGATCAAATTTAGATCAGATTTGAGAGATACCTTGGAAATTTAAGTACTATAATTTTGGttaaaacttaataataaaaaattttcaaactattaCCAAATCCAtttttacaaaacatattttcaaaaaaaaaatcatctaaacGCGCTAACTTCTAAAAATCTGAGAAAtagatgaaataaaatttgacaaagcatattttcttaa includes:
- the LOC121215513 gene encoding uncharacterized protein, yielding MRKTNIFFSRRVDGSVGRSISRFFGFQEVSNLGTYLGVPFFHEKVTNNTLHFVVDKTMMVPKGLCEEIEHIVWKFVWGSSRGSAKITLVGFNVKSNGDALWVWVLRSKYGVFSGLPENLA